From a region of the Salarias fasciatus chromosome 6, fSalaFa1.1, whole genome shotgun sequence genome:
- the LOC115389684 gene encoding myotubularin-related protein 7-like isoform X3, with protein sequence MSVMEHIRTPKVENVRLLDRSAGQRKSSVGTLYLSATHTIFIENNPETRRETWVLHSMVSSVERPPPSPAGSQLVIRCKDFRVFHILIQQERDCVDVHASLARLSRPEKYSELYCLSFNPNVNKEQREESWAFIDLAADYRRMGLPNNLWVATAANSEYRVCETYPSELFVPKSATPAIIVGSSKFRSRGRFPALSYFHQDTLAAVCRCSQPLSGFSGRCQEDEMMLQAVMKSNPGSEYIYVVDTRPKLNAMANKAAGKGYENEDHYTNIKLQFIGIENIHVMRSSQQKIIDGISSILGELRSPSMTDFLWGLENSGWLKHIKAVLDAGAFIARAVADEGVSVLVHCSDGWDRTAQACSVSSVLLDPYYRTIRGFMVLIEKDWVSFGHKFSHRYAHLDGDPKEVSPVMDQFLECVWQLSEQFPCAFQFNERFLIAVHTHVYSCQYGTFLGNCEKERRDLRLRELTHSVWPQLWKDRAEFMNPLYKAELSQSQGVLRPNTTPYCFKMWKGLYNHVEKSTPPRQSPADFLSAVREESQQLEEELTNHQEVAPGGTAHHHHQHQHHPGSRQEDCSSDREANHVGEGGGEEEEEED encoded by the exons ATGTCAGTGATGGAGCACATCCGGACTCCCAAG gtGGAAAACGTCCGTCTGCTGGACCGCTCGGCGGGTCAGAGGAAGTCCAGCGTGGGGACGCTCTACCTGTCCGCCACACACACCATCTTCATCGAGAACAACCCGGAAACGCGCAGAGAGACCTGG gtgcTGCACAGCATGGTGAGCAGTGTGGAGcggccccctccctcccccgcaGGAAGCCAGCTGGTCATTCGCTGTAAAGACTTCAGGGTTTTTCACATCCTCATCCAGCAGGAGAGAGACTGTGTGGACGTCCACGCCTCGCTGGCCAGGCTGTCCcgaccag AGAAGTACAGTGAGCTGTACTGTCTGTCCTTCAACCCCAACGTGAacaaagagcagagggaggagtcgTGGGCCTTCATCGACCTGGCTGCCGACTACAGGAGGATGGGCCTCCCCAACAACCTGTGGGTCGCCACGGCAGCCAACAGCGAGTACCGG gtgtgtgaaacGTACCCCTCAGAGCTTTTTGTCCCGAAGTCGGCCACGCCTGCCATCATCGTGGGAAGTTCAAAGTTCAGGAGCCGAGGAAGATTTCCTGCTCTGTCCTACTTCCACCAGGACACACTG GCCGCGGTGTGTCGGTGCAGCCAGCCTCTGTCTGGGTTCAGCGGCCGCTGCCAGGAGGACGAGATGATGCTGCAGGCTGTGATGAAGTCCAACCCCGGAAGTGAATACATCTATGTGGTGGACACCCGGCCcaag ctgaatGCGATGGCTAACAAAGCAGCAGGTAAAGGCTATGAGAACGAGGACCACTACACCAACATCAAGCTGCAGTTCATCGGCATCGAGAACATCCACGTGATGAGGAGCAGCCAGCAGAAGATCATCGACGGTATCTcctcaatct TGGGAGAGCTGCGCTCTCCCTCCATGACGGACTTCCTTTGGGGTCTGGAAAACTCCGGCTGGCTCAAACACATCAAAGCCGTGCTGGACGCCGGAGCGTTCATCGCCAGG gcggTGGCTGATGAAGGCGTCAGTGTGTTGGTTCATTGCTCTGATGGATGGGACCGGACCGCGCAGGCCTGTTCTGTGTCCAGCGTTCTGCTGGATCCGTACTACAGAACCATCCGAGGATTCATG GTGCTGATAGAGAAAGACTGGGTTTCTTTCGGACACAAGTTCTCCCACAG GTACGCCCACCTGGACGGAGACCCCAAAGAGGTGTCTCCCGTCATGGACCAGttcctggagtgtgtgtggcagctgTCGGAGCAGTTCCCCTGTGCCTTCCAGTTCAATGAGCGCTTCCTCATCGCCGTGCACACGCACGTGTACTCCTGCCAGTACGGCACCTTCCTGGGCAACTGCGAGAAGGAGCGGCGGGACTTGAG gttgCGGGAGCTGACTCACTCAGTGTGGCCTCAGCTGTGGAAGGACCGAGCAGAGTTCATGAATCCGCTCTACAAGGCCGAGCTGAGCCAGAGTCAAGGCGTCCTGAGACCCAATACCACCCCCTACTGCTTCAA GATGTGGAAGGGTCTCTACAACCACGTGGAGAAGTCGACGCCCCCTCGCCAGTCGCCCGCTGACTTCCTGTCCGCGGTGAGGGAGGAGtcgcagcagctggaggaggagctgaccaATCACCAGGAGGTAGCGCCAGGAGGAaccgcccaccaccaccaccagcaccagcaccacccGGGCTCCAGACAAG aggATTGCAGCTCTGATCGGGAAGCCAATCACGtgggagaaggtggaggtgaagaggaggaggaggaggactga
- the LOC115389684 gene encoding myotubularin-related protein 7-like isoform X4, whose protein sequence is MSVMEHIRTPKVENVRLLDRSAGQRKSSVGTLYLSATHTIFIENNPETRRETWVLHSMVSSVERPPPSPAGSQLVIRCKDFRVFHILIQQERDCVDVHASLARLSRPEKYSELYCLSFNPNVNKEQREESWAFIDLAADYRRMGLPNNLWVATAANSEYRVCETYPSELFVPKSATPAIIVGSSKFRSRGRFPALSYFHQDTLAAVCRCSQPLSGFSGRCQEDEMMLQAVMKSNPGSEYIYVVDTRPKLNAMANKAAGKGYENEDHYTNIKLQFIGIENIHVMRSSQQKIIDVGELRSPSMTDFLWGLENSGWLKHIKAVLDAGAFIARAVADEGVSVLVHCSDGWDRTAQACSVSSVLLDPYYRTIRGFMVLIEKDWVSFGHKFSHRYAHLDGDPKEVSPVMDQFLECVWQLSEQFPCAFQFNERFLIAVHTHVYSCQYGTFLGNCEKERRDLRLRELTHSVWPQLWKDRAEFMNPLYKAELSQSQGVLRPNTTPYCFKMWKGLYNHVEKSTPPRQSPADFLSAVREESQQLEEELTNHQEVAPGGTAHHHHQHQHHPGSRQEDCSSDREANHVGEGGGEEEEEED, encoded by the exons ATGTCAGTGATGGAGCACATCCGGACTCCCAAG gtGGAAAACGTCCGTCTGCTGGACCGCTCGGCGGGTCAGAGGAAGTCCAGCGTGGGGACGCTCTACCTGTCCGCCACACACACCATCTTCATCGAGAACAACCCGGAAACGCGCAGAGAGACCTGG gtgcTGCACAGCATGGTGAGCAGTGTGGAGcggccccctccctcccccgcaGGAAGCCAGCTGGTCATTCGCTGTAAAGACTTCAGGGTTTTTCACATCCTCATCCAGCAGGAGAGAGACTGTGTGGACGTCCACGCCTCGCTGGCCAGGCTGTCCcgaccag AGAAGTACAGTGAGCTGTACTGTCTGTCCTTCAACCCCAACGTGAacaaagagcagagggaggagtcgTGGGCCTTCATCGACCTGGCTGCCGACTACAGGAGGATGGGCCTCCCCAACAACCTGTGGGTCGCCACGGCAGCCAACAGCGAGTACCGG gtgtgtgaaacGTACCCCTCAGAGCTTTTTGTCCCGAAGTCGGCCACGCCTGCCATCATCGTGGGAAGTTCAAAGTTCAGGAGCCGAGGAAGATTTCCTGCTCTGTCCTACTTCCACCAGGACACACTG GCCGCGGTGTGTCGGTGCAGCCAGCCTCTGTCTGGGTTCAGCGGCCGCTGCCAGGAGGACGAGATGATGCTGCAGGCTGTGATGAAGTCCAACCCCGGAAGTGAATACATCTATGTGGTGGACACCCGGCCcaag ctgaatGCGATGGCTAACAAAGCAGCAGGTAAAGGCTATGAGAACGAGGACCACTACACCAACATCAAGCTGCAGTTCATCGGCATCGAGAACATCCACGTGATGAGGAGCAGCCAGCAGAAGATCATCGACG TGGGAGAGCTGCGCTCTCCCTCCATGACGGACTTCCTTTGGGGTCTGGAAAACTCCGGCTGGCTCAAACACATCAAAGCCGTGCTGGACGCCGGAGCGTTCATCGCCAGG gcggTGGCTGATGAAGGCGTCAGTGTGTTGGTTCATTGCTCTGATGGATGGGACCGGACCGCGCAGGCCTGTTCTGTGTCCAGCGTTCTGCTGGATCCGTACTACAGAACCATCCGAGGATTCATG GTGCTGATAGAGAAAGACTGGGTTTCTTTCGGACACAAGTTCTCCCACAG GTACGCCCACCTGGACGGAGACCCCAAAGAGGTGTCTCCCGTCATGGACCAGttcctggagtgtgtgtggcagctgTCGGAGCAGTTCCCCTGTGCCTTCCAGTTCAATGAGCGCTTCCTCATCGCCGTGCACACGCACGTGTACTCCTGCCAGTACGGCACCTTCCTGGGCAACTGCGAGAAGGAGCGGCGGGACTTGAG gttgCGGGAGCTGACTCACTCAGTGTGGCCTCAGCTGTGGAAGGACCGAGCAGAGTTCATGAATCCGCTCTACAAGGCCGAGCTGAGCCAGAGTCAAGGCGTCCTGAGACCCAATACCACCCCCTACTGCTTCAA GATGTGGAAGGGTCTCTACAACCACGTGGAGAAGTCGACGCCCCCTCGCCAGTCGCCCGCTGACTTCCTGTCCGCGGTGAGGGAGGAGtcgcagcagctggaggaggagctgaccaATCACCAGGAGGTAGCGCCAGGAGGAaccgcccaccaccaccaccagcaccagcaccacccGGGCTCCAGACAAG aggATTGCAGCTCTGATCGGGAAGCCAATCACGtgggagaaggtggaggtgaagaggaggaggaggaggactga
- the LOC115389685 gene encoding eukaryotic initiation factor 4A-III, with protein sequence MAAAGTQSRKRILKEEDMTKVEFETSEEVDVTPTFDTMGLREDLLRGIYAYGFEKPSAIQQRAIKQIIKGRDVIAQSQSGTGKTATFCVSVLQCLDIQVRETQALILAPTRELAGQIQKVLLALGDYMNVQCHACIGGTNVGEDIRKLDYGQHVVSGTPGRVFDMIRRRSLRTRAIKMLVLDEADEMLNKGFKEQIYDVYRYLPPATQVVLISATLPHEILEMTNKFMTDPIRILVKRDELTLEGIKQFFVAVEREEWKFDTLCDLYDTLTITQAVIFCNTKRKVDWLTEKMREANFTVSSMHGDMPQKERESIMKEFRSGASRVLISTDVWARGLDVPQVSLIINYDLPNNRELYIHRIGRSGRYGRKGVAINFVKNDDIRILRDIEQYYSTQIDEMPMNVADLI encoded by the exons ATGGCAGCCGCCGGGAcgcagagcaggaagaggatcctgaaggaggaggacatgaCCAAGGTGGAGTTCGAGACCAGCGAGGAGGTGGACGTCACCCCCACGTTCGACACCATGGGCTTGCGGGAAGACCTGCTCCGCGGCATCTATGCTTACG GTTTCGAGAAGCCGTCAGCCATCCAGCAGAGAGCCATCAAGCAGATCATCAAAGGACGGGATGTCATCGCTCA GTCTCAGTCTGGAACTGGAAAAACGGCCACTTTCTGTGTGTCGGTGCTGCAGTGTCTGGACATCCAG GTGAGGGAGACTCAGGCTCTGATCCTCGCTCCCACCAGAGAGCTGGCTGGTCAGATACAGAAG GTGCTGCTGGCTTTGGGAGACTACATGAACGTTCAGTGTCATGCCTGCATCGGGGGGACGAACGTGGGCGAGGACATCCGGAAGCTGGACTACGGCCAGCACGTGGTGTCTGGCACGCCGGGACGAGTGTTCG ATATGATTCGCCGTCGGAGTCTGAGGACGAGGGCCATCAAGATGCTGGTGCTGGACGAAGCTGACGAGATGCTGAACAAAG GTTTCAAGGAGCAGATCTACGACGTGTACCGCTACCTGCCGCCCGCCACCCAGGTGGTCCTGATCAGCGCCACGCTGCCGCACGAGATCCTGGAGATGACCAACAAGTTCATGACCGACCCGATCCGCATCCTGGTCAAACG TGATGAGTTGACTCTGGAGGGGATAAAGCAGTTCTTCGTGGcggtggagagagaggagtggaagTTCGACACTCTGTGCGACCTGTACGACACTCTGACCATCACACAGGCCGTCATCTTCTGCAACACCAAGAGGAAG GTGGACTGGCTGACGGAGAAGATGAGGGAGGCGAACTTCACGGTGTCGTCGATGCATGGTGACATGccacagaaggagagagagtcCATCATGAAGGAGTTCAGATCAGGGGCCAG CCGTGTGTTGATCTCCACTGATGTGTGGGCTCGAGGTTTGGACGTCCCCCAGGTTTCCCTCATCATCAACTACGACCTGCCCAACAACAGAGAGCTGTACATCCACAG GATTGGTCGGTCTGGACGTTACGGCCGTAAAGGTGTGGCCATCAACTTTGTGAAGAATGACGACATCCGGATCCTGCGCGACATCGAGCAGTACTACTCCACACAGATCGACGAGATGCCCATGAACG TGGCCGATCTGATCTGA
- the LOC115389684 gene encoding myotubularin-related protein 7-like isoform X2, protein MSVMEHIRTPKVENVRLLDRSAGQRKSSVGTLYLSATHTIFIENNPETRRETWVLHSMVSSVERPPPSPAGSQLVIRCKDFRVFHILIQQERDCVDVHASLARLSRPEKYSELYCLSFNPNVNKEQREESWAFIDLAADYRRMGLPNNLWVATAANSEYRVCETYPSELFVPKSATPAIIVGSSKFRSRGRFPALSYFHQDTLAAVCRCSQPLSGFSGRCQEDEMMLQAVMKSNPGSEYIYVVDTRPKLNAMANKAAGKGYENEDHYTNIKLQFIGIENIHVMRSSQQKIIDVGELRSPSMTDFLWGLENSGWLKHIKAVLDAGAFIARAVADEGVSVLVHCSDGWDRTAQACSVSSVLLDPYYRTIRGFMVLIEKDWVSFGHKFSHRYAHLDGDPKEVSPVMDQFLECVWQLSEQFPCAFQFNERFLIAVHTHVYSCQYGTFLGNCEKERRDLRLRELTHSVWPQLWKDRAEFMNPLYKAELSQSQGVLRPNTTPYCFKMWKGLYNHVEKSTPPRQSPADFLSAVREESQQLEEELTNHQERIAALIGKPITWEKVEVKRRRRRTDLLWPRHSGPDPPTACTDPTPSPPSVHQGPPDHRPHTKEDPALTLPIGQHASHKGHDPDDLSACSDLESGVADLSSRSSSGDPEPEGV, encoded by the exons ATGTCAGTGATGGAGCACATCCGGACTCCCAAG gtGGAAAACGTCCGTCTGCTGGACCGCTCGGCGGGTCAGAGGAAGTCCAGCGTGGGGACGCTCTACCTGTCCGCCACACACACCATCTTCATCGAGAACAACCCGGAAACGCGCAGAGAGACCTGG gtgcTGCACAGCATGGTGAGCAGTGTGGAGcggccccctccctcccccgcaGGAAGCCAGCTGGTCATTCGCTGTAAAGACTTCAGGGTTTTTCACATCCTCATCCAGCAGGAGAGAGACTGTGTGGACGTCCACGCCTCGCTGGCCAGGCTGTCCcgaccag AGAAGTACAGTGAGCTGTACTGTCTGTCCTTCAACCCCAACGTGAacaaagagcagagggaggagtcgTGGGCCTTCATCGACCTGGCTGCCGACTACAGGAGGATGGGCCTCCCCAACAACCTGTGGGTCGCCACGGCAGCCAACAGCGAGTACCGG gtgtgtgaaacGTACCCCTCAGAGCTTTTTGTCCCGAAGTCGGCCACGCCTGCCATCATCGTGGGAAGTTCAAAGTTCAGGAGCCGAGGAAGATTTCCTGCTCTGTCCTACTTCCACCAGGACACACTG GCCGCGGTGTGTCGGTGCAGCCAGCCTCTGTCTGGGTTCAGCGGCCGCTGCCAGGAGGACGAGATGATGCTGCAGGCTGTGATGAAGTCCAACCCCGGAAGTGAATACATCTATGTGGTGGACACCCGGCCcaag ctgaatGCGATGGCTAACAAAGCAGCAGGTAAAGGCTATGAGAACGAGGACCACTACACCAACATCAAGCTGCAGTTCATCGGCATCGAGAACATCCACGTGATGAGGAGCAGCCAGCAGAAGATCATCGACG TGGGAGAGCTGCGCTCTCCCTCCATGACGGACTTCCTTTGGGGTCTGGAAAACTCCGGCTGGCTCAAACACATCAAAGCCGTGCTGGACGCCGGAGCGTTCATCGCCAGG gcggTGGCTGATGAAGGCGTCAGTGTGTTGGTTCATTGCTCTGATGGATGGGACCGGACCGCGCAGGCCTGTTCTGTGTCCAGCGTTCTGCTGGATCCGTACTACAGAACCATCCGAGGATTCATG GTGCTGATAGAGAAAGACTGGGTTTCTTTCGGACACAAGTTCTCCCACAG GTACGCCCACCTGGACGGAGACCCCAAAGAGGTGTCTCCCGTCATGGACCAGttcctggagtgtgtgtggcagctgTCGGAGCAGTTCCCCTGTGCCTTCCAGTTCAATGAGCGCTTCCTCATCGCCGTGCACACGCACGTGTACTCCTGCCAGTACGGCACCTTCCTGGGCAACTGCGAGAAGGAGCGGCGGGACTTGAG gttgCGGGAGCTGACTCACTCAGTGTGGCCTCAGCTGTGGAAGGACCGAGCAGAGTTCATGAATCCGCTCTACAAGGCCGAGCTGAGCCAGAGTCAAGGCGTCCTGAGACCCAATACCACCCCCTACTGCTTCAA GATGTGGAAGGGTCTCTACAACCACGTGGAGAAGTCGACGCCCCCTCGCCAGTCGCCCGCTGACTTCCTGTCCGCGGTGAGGGAGGAGtcgcagcagctggaggaggagctgaccaATCACCAGGAG aggATTGCAGCTCTGATCGGGAAGCCAATCACGtgggagaaggtggaggtgaagaggaggaggaggaggactgaccTCCTGTGGCCGAGACACAGCGGGCCGGACCCGCCCACTGCCTGCACtgaccccaccccctcccccccctccgtccacCAGGGACCGCCCGATCACAGGCCTCACACCAAGGAGGACCCCGCCCTCACCCTGCCCATAGGGCAACATGCCTCGCACAAAGGTCACGACCCCGATGACCTCTCGGCCTGCAGCGACCTGGAGTCGGGCGTGGCCGACCTGAGCAGCCGCTCGTCCAGCGGAGACCcggagccggagggggtctga
- the LOC115389684 gene encoding myotubularin-related protein 7-like isoform X1 produces MSVMEHIRTPKVENVRLLDRSAGQRKSSVGTLYLSATHTIFIENNPETRRETWVLHSMVSSVERPPPSPAGSQLVIRCKDFRVFHILIQQERDCVDVHASLARLSRPEKYSELYCLSFNPNVNKEQREESWAFIDLAADYRRMGLPNNLWVATAANSEYRVCETYPSELFVPKSATPAIIVGSSKFRSRGRFPALSYFHQDTLAAVCRCSQPLSGFSGRCQEDEMMLQAVMKSNPGSEYIYVVDTRPKLNAMANKAAGKGYENEDHYTNIKLQFIGIENIHVMRSSQQKIIDGISSILGELRSPSMTDFLWGLENSGWLKHIKAVLDAGAFIARAVADEGVSVLVHCSDGWDRTAQACSVSSVLLDPYYRTIRGFMVLIEKDWVSFGHKFSHRYAHLDGDPKEVSPVMDQFLECVWQLSEQFPCAFQFNERFLIAVHTHVYSCQYGTFLGNCEKERRDLRLRELTHSVWPQLWKDRAEFMNPLYKAELSQSQGVLRPNTTPYCFKMWKGLYNHVEKSTPPRQSPADFLSAVREESQQLEEELTNHQERIAALIGKPITWEKVEVKRRRRRTDLLWPRHSGPDPPTACTDPTPSPPSVHQGPPDHRPHTKEDPALTLPIGQHASHKGHDPDDLSACSDLESGVADLSSRSSSGDPEPEGV; encoded by the exons ATGTCAGTGATGGAGCACATCCGGACTCCCAAG gtGGAAAACGTCCGTCTGCTGGACCGCTCGGCGGGTCAGAGGAAGTCCAGCGTGGGGACGCTCTACCTGTCCGCCACACACACCATCTTCATCGAGAACAACCCGGAAACGCGCAGAGAGACCTGG gtgcTGCACAGCATGGTGAGCAGTGTGGAGcggccccctccctcccccgcaGGAAGCCAGCTGGTCATTCGCTGTAAAGACTTCAGGGTTTTTCACATCCTCATCCAGCAGGAGAGAGACTGTGTGGACGTCCACGCCTCGCTGGCCAGGCTGTCCcgaccag AGAAGTACAGTGAGCTGTACTGTCTGTCCTTCAACCCCAACGTGAacaaagagcagagggaggagtcgTGGGCCTTCATCGACCTGGCTGCCGACTACAGGAGGATGGGCCTCCCCAACAACCTGTGGGTCGCCACGGCAGCCAACAGCGAGTACCGG gtgtgtgaaacGTACCCCTCAGAGCTTTTTGTCCCGAAGTCGGCCACGCCTGCCATCATCGTGGGAAGTTCAAAGTTCAGGAGCCGAGGAAGATTTCCTGCTCTGTCCTACTTCCACCAGGACACACTG GCCGCGGTGTGTCGGTGCAGCCAGCCTCTGTCTGGGTTCAGCGGCCGCTGCCAGGAGGACGAGATGATGCTGCAGGCTGTGATGAAGTCCAACCCCGGAAGTGAATACATCTATGTGGTGGACACCCGGCCcaag ctgaatGCGATGGCTAACAAAGCAGCAGGTAAAGGCTATGAGAACGAGGACCACTACACCAACATCAAGCTGCAGTTCATCGGCATCGAGAACATCCACGTGATGAGGAGCAGCCAGCAGAAGATCATCGACGGTATCTcctcaatct TGGGAGAGCTGCGCTCTCCCTCCATGACGGACTTCCTTTGGGGTCTGGAAAACTCCGGCTGGCTCAAACACATCAAAGCCGTGCTGGACGCCGGAGCGTTCATCGCCAGG gcggTGGCTGATGAAGGCGTCAGTGTGTTGGTTCATTGCTCTGATGGATGGGACCGGACCGCGCAGGCCTGTTCTGTGTCCAGCGTTCTGCTGGATCCGTACTACAGAACCATCCGAGGATTCATG GTGCTGATAGAGAAAGACTGGGTTTCTTTCGGACACAAGTTCTCCCACAG GTACGCCCACCTGGACGGAGACCCCAAAGAGGTGTCTCCCGTCATGGACCAGttcctggagtgtgtgtggcagctgTCGGAGCAGTTCCCCTGTGCCTTCCAGTTCAATGAGCGCTTCCTCATCGCCGTGCACACGCACGTGTACTCCTGCCAGTACGGCACCTTCCTGGGCAACTGCGAGAAGGAGCGGCGGGACTTGAG gttgCGGGAGCTGACTCACTCAGTGTGGCCTCAGCTGTGGAAGGACCGAGCAGAGTTCATGAATCCGCTCTACAAGGCCGAGCTGAGCCAGAGTCAAGGCGTCCTGAGACCCAATACCACCCCCTACTGCTTCAA GATGTGGAAGGGTCTCTACAACCACGTGGAGAAGTCGACGCCCCCTCGCCAGTCGCCCGCTGACTTCCTGTCCGCGGTGAGGGAGGAGtcgcagcagctggaggaggagctgaccaATCACCAGGAG aggATTGCAGCTCTGATCGGGAAGCCAATCACGtgggagaaggtggaggtgaagaggaggaggaggaggactgaccTCCTGTGGCCGAGACACAGCGGGCCGGACCCGCCCACTGCCTGCACtgaccccaccccctcccccccctccgtccacCAGGGACCGCCCGATCACAGGCCTCACACCAAGGAGGACCCCGCCCTCACCCTGCCCATAGGGCAACATGCCTCGCACAAAGGTCACGACCCCGATGACCTCTCGGCCTGCAGCGACCTGGAGTCGGGCGTGGCCGACCTGAGCAGCCGCTCGTCCAGCGGAGACCcggagccggagggggtctga